A genomic region of Eucalyptus grandis isolate ANBG69807.140 chromosome 5, ASM1654582v1, whole genome shotgun sequence contains the following coding sequences:
- the LOC104443730 gene encoding LOW QUALITY PROTEIN: methylsterol monooxygenase 1-1 (The sequence of the model RefSeq protein was modified relative to this genomic sequence to represent the inferred CDS: inserted 1 base in 1 codon): MLPYATIEEAEAAVXRGLTLAETLWFRYSASKSDYFLYCHNVLFLFLVFNLVPIPLAFAELTRSLGLDQYKIQPKVRLSLAEMRKCYKDVNRVFFLVVGPLQLVSYPSIKIIGIRTGLPLPSRWEILSQLVVYFLVEDYTNYWIHRFLHSKWGYEKIHSVHHEFTAPVGYTAPYAHWAEVLILGIPSFLGPALAPGHMVTFWLWIALRQIEAIETHSGYDLPWSPTKYIPFYGGAEYHDYHHYVGGQSQSNFASVFTYCDFIYGTDKGYQYHKKVLGKLKGMNGGTGTGLNRGKYDCPSDEVKSD, translated from the exons ATGCTGCCGTACGCGACGATCGAGGAGGCGGAGGCCGCCG GGCGGGGCCTGACGCTGGCGGAGACGCTGTGGTTCCGGTACTCGGCGTCCAAGTCGGACTACTTCCTCTACTGCCACAacgtcctcttcctcttcctcgtcTTCAACCTCGTCCCCATCCCGCTGGCCTTCGCGGAGCTCACGCGCTCCCTCGGCCTCGACCAGTACAAGATCCAGCCCAAGGTCCGCCTCTCGCTCGCCGAGATGCGGAAGTGCTACAAGGACGTCAACCGCGTGTTCTTCCTCGTCGTCGGGCCCCTGCAGCTCGTCTCCTATCCGTCCATCAAG ATAATTGGTATTCGGACAGGATTGCCATTGCCCTCCAGATGGGAGATCCTGTCACAGTTGGTGGTGTATTTCCTCGTGGAGGATTACACCAACTACTGGATCCACAGGTTCCTGCACAGCAAGTGGGGATACGAGAAGATCCACTCCGTCCACCACGAGTTCACGGCGCCGGTCGGCTACACTGCGCCGTATGCTCACTGGGCGGAGGTTCTGATCCTGGGGATCCCGTCTTTTCTCGGACCGGCTTTGGCTCCTGGGCACATGGTCACTTTTTGGCTGTGGATAGCTTTACGGCAGATAGAGGCCATTGAGACTCACAGCGG GTATGACTTACCATGGAGTCCAACCAAGTACATTCCATTCTATGGAGGTGCAGAGTACCATGATTACCATCATTATGTTGGAGGACAAAGCCAGAGCAACTTTGCATCTGTCTTTACTTATTGCGACTTCATCTATGGAACTGACAAG GGCTATCAGTACCACAAGAAGGTTCTTGGTAAG TTGAAAGGCATGAACGGAGGCACTGGCACTGGGCTAAACAGAGGAAAATACGATTGCCCTAGCGACGAAGTGAAGAGTGATTAG
- the LOC104443732 gene encoding uncharacterized protein At4g22758 — protein MSGRDHRRHAAAASGGRRRRPPQPSPRRAHAARRTPFKRSEPARRLRRCYSEPALWSSAEDLVGDGGGGPPGDLRQSASSNDGTLFSPLSCTDVLASSYSLMGSASPGRLEGYNKEAKVVVNVTIEGSPGPIRMMAKLGSSVEDTIKLVMKKYKEEGRMPKIDCDQLTGFELHHSYFSLQSLDKSELLGDVGSRSFYLRRAAAGLSNNGFSASFVSDKAVPVRTVSPPSPPPMFLFTTFIARKLAKIMRRAHKLWRIIICSQQD, from the exons ATGTCAGGGAGGGATCACCGGCGACATGCCGCGGCGGCCTCCGGCGGCCGGAGGAGGAGGCCGCCGCAGCCCTCGCCCCGCCGGGCTCACGCCGCTCGAAGGACTCCGTTCAAGCGGTCGGAGCCGGCGAGGAGGCTCCGGAGGTGCTATTCCGAGCCCGCGTTGTGGAGCAGCGCGGAAGATCTGGTCGGGGACGGCGGTGGCGGCCCCCCGGGGGATCTGAGGCAGAGCGCGAGCTCGAATGACGGGACTCTGTTCAGCCCCCTGAGCTGCACGGATGTGCTCGCCTCGTCTTATTCTTTGATGGGTAGCGCTTCTCCCGGCAGATTGGAG GGATACAATAAGGAAGCCAAGGTGGTGGTCAATGTGACAATCGAAGGGAGTCCGGGGCCTATCAGGATGATGGCCAAATTGGGTTCCAGTGTGGAGGACACAATCAAGCTCGTTATGAAGAAGTATAAGGAAGAAGGGCGAATGCCTAAGATTGATTGTGATCAGTTGACCGGCTTCGAGCTGCACCATTCCTATTTCAGCCTTCAGA GTCTGGATAAATCAGAGCTTCTTGGGGACGTGGGCAGCCGAAGCTTTTATCTGCGAAGAGCCGCTGCTGGTCTCAGTAACAACGGATTCTCGGCTTCTTTTGTGTCCGATAAAGCAGTACCAGTGAGGACCGTCTCTCCACCGAGCCCGCCTCCCATGTTCTTGTTCACAACTTTCATAGCTCGAAAGCTCGCGAAAATCATGAGGCGGGCTCATAAGCTCTGGCGAATCATCATCTGCTCACAACAAGACTAA
- the LOC104443733 gene encoding uncharacterized protein At4g22758, whose translation MNLRSHHPTARRRSAARPPPAAIVRAPSAWSLQTFPPESHTDLVRRRGGLISVPRRLLPPPPPPPPPASAAGGGPARLLLNVTVERSLGPVHVVMAREKSVSDLIRASVEVYAREKRRPLLRGGGDPRCFELHYSPFSLECLRPEEKLISLGSRNFFLCSKRSTSSNSSCSGQASMEANSPLPLTHLMDFLL comes from the exons atgAATCTCCGCTCCCACCACCCGACCGCCCGCCGCCGCTCCGCCGCCCGCCCTCCCCCGGCCGCCATCGTCCGAGCGCCCTCCGCCTGGTCCCTCCAGACCTTCCCGCCCGAGAGCCACACCGACCTCGTCCGCCGCCGGGGCGGCCTCATCTCCGTCCCCCGGAGGCTCctcccgccgcccccgccgccgcctcccccggCCTCCGCGGCGGGAGGGGGCCCGGCGAGGCTGCTGCTGAACGTGACGGTGGAGAGGAGCCTGGGGCCGGTGCATGTGGTGATGGCGCGGGAGAAGAGCGTGAGCGACCTGATAAGGGCGAGCGTGGAGGTGTACGCGAGGGAGAAGAGGCGGCCGCTGCTGAGAGGCGGCGGCGACCCTCGCTGCTTCGAGCTTCACTACTCCCCCTTCAGCTTGGAGT GTCTACGGCCAGAGGAGAAGCTGATCAGCTTGGGGTCCAGGAACTTCTTCCTCTGCAGCAAGCGCTCCACATCTTCCAATTCCTCTTGCTCTGGACAAGCCAGCATGGAGGCAAACTCCCCACTCCCACTCACCCATCTCATGGATTTCCTCCTGTAG